In a single window of the Aquarana catesbeiana isolate 2022-GZ linkage group LG13, ASM4218655v1, whole genome shotgun sequence genome:
- the LOC141117205 gene encoding Fc receptor-like protein 3 produces the protein MRSELFALLVLLILGKTGYAVRPVVTFNPNWDKIFTTESLTMTCNVRSPIPADMSYTWYKDNNLIHTGQSFVIGNAAQLNGGNYQCKGSNTDTSDSVRLDVSHGWVILQAPLYIHEGDNVTLRCHHYPTYTGRQSIFYKDNTEIRNWGSDPELRIINIKLQRSGKYTCTKEVFRHGSYWQNLGEASIYVKELFGAPEIKMTPNPVLEGNHMTLTCDSSLSPHRQATLQFAFYRDQLTVQNFTLSNQYGVQQAQLEDSGKYYCEAKTLNSDVKKRSNQLNIQINELFRAPEIKMTPNRVLEGDHMTLTCDSSLSPHRQATLQFAFYRDQLTVQNFTLSNQYGVQQAQLEDSGKYYCEAKTLNSNVKKRSNQLNIQINQPFTDLEIKGFPNPIAEGDNITLTCLSSRSQLESATEVQFAFHRNGQNVQEFGSSNKYGILFAKLEDSGYYICEGRNSANGLTKKSKKINVQIQELFSHPKIVTNPDFPKEGNRIILTCNTSINTLRSDIELQFAFYQNEKKVQKLNSSHHYIIPLAQLEDSGNYSCEARTQYNGMKKRSSVVSVVIQGTISIYLLIICPVTLLLLILAILGFFYMFRQRRSSVNNQDPMTGAPLRTDEGEVNNITYSAVRPKSMRRLAAAQEMSDEPENIYQNT, from the exons GATATGCAGTGAGACCTGTGGTGACCTTCAACCCAAACTGGGACAAGATCTTCACAACTGAGTCTCTAACAATGACCTGTAATGTGAGGTCACCTATTCCAGCAGATATGAGCTACACCTGGTACAAGGATAATAATCTGATACACACAGGACAAAGCTTTGTTATTGGAAATGCAGCACAACTTAACGGTGGGAATTACCAGTGTAAAGGCTCCAATACTGACACAAGTGactctgtcagactggatgtcaGTCATG GCTGGGTGATCCTGCAGGCTCCTCTCTATATTCatgaaggtgacaatgtgactctAAGATGTCACCACTATCCCACATATACTGGAAGACAGAGTATATTTTACAAGGATAACACTGAAATAAGAAACTGGGGATCTGATCCTGAATTACGTATTATAAACATAAAACTGCAAAGATCTGGTAAATATACATGTACAAAAGAGGTCTTTCGCCATGGAAGTTATTGGCAGAATTTAGGAGAAGCGTCTATTTATGTCAAAG AGCTATTCGGAGCTCCTGAAATAAAGATGACACCAAACCCGGTGCTGGAAGGAAATCACATGACCCTGACATGTGACTCGAGTCTTAGCCCACACAGACAGGCAACTCTTCAGTTCGCTTTCTATAGAGATCAACTGACTGTTCAGAATTTCACTTTATCTAATCAATATGGAGTTCAACAGGCTCAGCTGGAGGACTCTGGGaaatattattgtgaagcaaaaactttaaacagtgatGTGAAAAAGAGAAGCAATCAGTTAAATATTCAAATAAATG AACTATTCAGAGCTCCTGAAATAAAGATGACACCAAACCGGGTGCTGGAAGGAGATCACATGACCCTGACATGTGACTCGAGTCTTAGCCCACACAGGCAGGCGACTCTTCAGTTCGCTTTCTATAGAGATCAACTGACTGTTCAGAATTTCACTTTATCCAACCAATATGGAGTTCAACAGGCTCAGCTGGAGGACTCTGGGaaatattattgtgaagcaaaaactttaaacagtaatgtgAAAAAGAGAAGCAATCAGTTAAATATTCAAATAAATC AACCCTTCACTGACCTGGAAATCAAAGGGTTCCCAAACCCAATAGCAGAAGGAGATAATATTACACTGACCTGTCTCAGTAGCCGTAGTCAACTCGAATCAGCCACAGAAGTGCAGTTTGCTTTCCACAGAAATGGACAGAACGTTCAGGAATTTGGTTCTTCCAATAAATATGGAATCCTATTTGCTAAACTGGAGGATTCTGGGTATTATATCTGTGAGGGCAGAAATTCAGCCAATGGTTTAACTAAGAAGAGTAAAAAGATAAATGTCCAAATACAAG AGCTCTTCTCTCACCCGAAAATTGTAACAAACCCAGATTTCCCCAAAGAAGGCAACAGAATTATTCTAACATGTAACACGAGTATAAACACATTAAGAAGCGACATTGAACTGCAGTTCGCGTTCTACCAGAATGAAAAGAAGGTTCAGAAATTGAATTCATCACATCACTATATAATCCCATTGGCTCAACTGGAGGATTCTGGAAATTATTCCTGTGAAGCAAGAACGCAATACAATGGGATGAAGAAAAGAAGTTCAGTAGTAAGTGTGGTCATTCAAG GAACCATTAGCATATATCTTCTTATAATTTGCCCGGTAACTCTACTTCTCCTCATCCTTGCTATCCTGGGGTTTTTCTACATGTTCCGTCAACGTCGCTCTTCTGTAAACAACCAAGACCCAATGACAG GTGCTCCACTGAGGACAGATGAAGGAGAAGTAAAT aatattacCTACTCTGCTGTGAGGCCCAAATCTATGCGTCGTTTGGCAGCCGCCCAAGAAATGTCCGATGAGCCAGAAAACATCTATCAGAACACCTAA